The Rhodocytophaga rosea genome has a segment encoding these proteins:
- the lipA gene encoding lipoyl synthase yields the protein MIELPVIESSKNTTRKPDWLRVKLPIGKTYANVRKIVDDNKLHTICQSGNCPNMGECWGAGTATFMILGNICTRSCTFCAVATGRPTEYDTDEPRRVAEAIKLMGVKHAVITSVNRDELKDRGAEIWYQTVVEVKKASPATTIETLIPDVKGNWEALYRMISAGQEVVSHNMETVERLYRRVRPQARYERSLEQIQRIKEYGKRTKSGIMLGVGETADEVYKAMDDLVAHGLDILTLGQYLQPTKMHLEVAEFIHPDMFARYKEEGLKRGLKYVESGPMVRSSYHAEKHVMV from the coding sequence ATGATTGAACTTCCAGTAATAGAATCTTCTAAAAATACCACACGCAAACCCGACTGGCTGAGGGTAAAACTACCTATTGGTAAGACTTATGCCAATGTCCGGAAGATTGTGGATGATAATAAACTGCATACCATTTGCCAGAGTGGCAATTGTCCGAATATGGGCGAATGCTGGGGAGCCGGTACCGCCACTTTTATGATCCTGGGCAATATTTGCACCCGTAGCTGTACCTTTTGTGCCGTGGCTACCGGCAGGCCAACTGAATACGATACCGATGAACCCCGCCGGGTGGCCGAGGCGATTAAACTGATGGGAGTAAAACATGCTGTGATTACTTCTGTTAACCGGGATGAACTCAAAGACCGAGGTGCTGAAATATGGTACCAGACCGTAGTAGAAGTAAAAAAAGCATCTCCTGCTACTACCATTGAAACTCTGATTCCGGATGTAAAAGGCAACTGGGAAGCCTTGTACCGTATGATCAGTGCAGGCCAGGAAGTAGTATCGCATAACATGGAAACGGTGGAACGCCTGTACAGACGGGTACGCCCACAGGCCAGATATGAGCGGAGCCTGGAACAGATTCAGCGCATTAAAGAATATGGCAAACGCACCAAATCCGGTATTATGCTGGGTGTAGGCGAAACAGCCGATGAAGTATATAAGGCAATGGACGATCTGGTAGCACATGGCCTGGATATTCTGACCTTAGGACAATATTTACAGCCTACTAAAATGCACCTGGAAGTAGCTGAATTTATTCACCCGGATATGTTTGCACGCTATAAAGAAGAAGGCCTAAAACGGGGATTAAAATATGTAGAATCAGGTCCGATGGTGCGTTCCTCTTACCATGCTGAAAAGCACGTAATGGTATAA